The region AAAGCACCCGCAGATCACCTACCACGCGGTGAACGCGCAGGGCGACATGCGCACCAACACGAcgtccgacgcgccgaACGCCGTGACGTGGGGCTGCTTCCCCCACTGCGAGATTCTGCAGCCGACGATTGTCGACTCCATCTCGTTCCTTGCCTGGAAGGACGAGGCGTACGAGATCGGGCGCAGCTGGGCGAGGCTCTACGGCCAGGACTCGCCGACGTACAAGCTGCTCACGAGCGTCTTTGACTCGTACTTCCTCGTGAACGTCGTGCACAACGACTTCAAGCAGGACCTCGCCATCTTTGAGCCCTTCCTCCAGGACGCCCTCCCGGACGTGGAAAAGCTGCAGGTGAACGGCAAGTAGTGGCAGCGCATACCCCTCAACGGAGCTGCCTGTATAGTAGATTCAACTCTTGTCCTATAAAAAGAGCGACTTTTCCTTTAGCGCTCGGTAGCCAAACACGTCCCAGTCGGCGGCGGTCACCCAgagctcctggagcgcgtcgaggtgcgccagGACCGCGAGCCCCTTCCACGCAAGGTGCTCGGGCTCCATGTTGCGGGGGGGCGGGATCACcgtcgcctgcggcgccacAAAGTTGGGGCCGACACTCACCGCAGGCGTCCGCGCAGGGTCCGACGGCGTATAGTGCTCCGCAAGGAGCATCGAgacacgcgcctcgagcgcctcgccgagaccgctcagccgcgccgagccgccgatGCACATGATGTTGTTCGCaagcttgcgcaggcgctcctcgttcCCGGCGCCGCTCAGCTGGCCGCTCATGCTGCCGGTCGAGGCGAGCAAGGCGTAAAACACGGCGCGGtccagcggcgtgcggctcgcctcgtccacAATGTCCAGGCCGTTttgcgcggcgacggccgccgcggcgaggcaccgctgcgtctgcgtcgtcgcctggggcggcgcgggcgccgccgccttagccgcgggcgcgggcgacgggTGCCCGCTCCCGTTCTCCGTGTCCGGCGCGGGGCTAtcggtcgcgagcggcgcggccttgACCGAGCCCAGCGCCTGGTTCACCGCGTGGGGCAGGCGGTGGCCGAGGCACGCAAACatgccgagcgtcggcgagacGTCGCTCACCGCGTCCACGGTGAGCTccacggcctcgtcgccgccgagcgacgcgttgGCATTGACGATCGACGTGGCATTCTCAATGTCTTCGACGCCGccctgcagcggcgcggcggtggccggcttgcgcggcgcctgcagcggcgccgtgATCGCCTCCGGGTgaaagaggaggaggccggcgaggatcggctcgtcgtacaggcgcagcgcgtacttgagcgcctgcgtgtgcggcaggcgcacgacAAAGTCGTACAGATTCAGGCCGACCTGGTTCGGAAGCAGCGTCGCAAACTGCTGCTTGAGCGagtcgaggagcgcggcgtccgcgaggcgcttctCTGCGCGGATCGTGCGGTACGGGAAGCTCgagcgctcgagcacctcgccaaAGAAGAGCGAGATATCCCGGCCGCCATACGCAAGCGGAATGCGCGTCTCGGGCAGGACCAGGCCTTCTTCGACGCACGACACGCCGATGCTCGTCGCACCGATGTCGACGATGCACGCGGCCGAGAGGCCCGCGCCAAACATTGCACAGATCCCTTCAGTCTGCACATTGATCGCAGCAAAGCCCATGTACGTCaggaggagcgtgccgagcgcacgcaggtcgctgcgcgagaacGAGTCGGGGACGAGCAACAGCACCGAGTACTCGCCAAAATCGCGCGGCGAGATGCCCAGGCCCGGGCTCTTGAGCGTCTCGTCGTCTGCGGTCgggggcgcggcgagcgcgtgcgtgaGGAGCGTCTGCAGGTCGTTCAAGAGCGCCTGgaccgccgccgaagcgccGTACGCCTCGTGGTACTGCTCGACGTTGAGCATGCCCCGCGTCCACGGCCGAAAGAGCGCCcagtcgcgcggcgcgtctgcgtctgccggcgagagcgaggcaaggcgcagcgcttcctcgccgacgagcacgtGGGTGGTctgctggccgagcgcagcgagcccGTCGGCGTTCGTGTCGACCCACCCCTTGTGGTATACGTCGttgtgctcgagcacctttTCCGGCTCGACCGACGCGTTGTAGCTGTTCGCCGACTGGTATCCGTTGCTCACCGGGCGCAGCTTGTACTGGCGCATAATCGCGCGGAGCTCTGCGCGGAGGCTTTCAATGTGCCGCGCGGTGGGGTCGGCGTGGGTATCGtccgcggccgcctgctcgggtcccccgagctcgtccggcACTGCGGCCTTGCGATCCGCCTTGCCGTGCGCCGGGAGATGCATcttgcgcgcgaccgcgctGGGCACCGTTGTGGGGTACAGGTCCGAGgagcggccgacgcgcaggaACTCGGAGCCGAGGTGCaggacgatgcggcgctgggcgccGTCCACCTCCTCtccctcctcctcttcctcctcgtcgtcgtgcttGCGCTTCGGCACCTTGCGCCCCGAGCGCGCCATCCACGTCTGTGCCTCGGTTTTGAGGTAGGACGAGGAAACGTCTGTGTGAGCTTCGTTACCTACTTTTCGCATTCACAAACGACGGCGCATGGAACGACGTGTACGCCCacggcagctcgcgcgtcgcgtccgccgccgcgttcGGCGGCAGGACCTGCTTcgcggccttgggcggGGGCATGGAGGAGCAGAGGCGCTGACTAAAACGTCTCCCGCCTTGTTGATTTCCACGATGCTCCGCCGCCTGTCGCAGAGTGCGGGTCGCCCCCGTGTGAAGCATGTGCcgtccacgccgagcttgcgTGTGGCTGAGGCGGCGCCTCTGGTTcccgcgcgctcgctcgtgTCGACTGTGCTGCTCACCGCCGAGGGCTACGAGTCGAAGCAGGtcaccgagctgcgcgcgctgctgcgccagcgcaacctcgcctcgtccggccgcaaggccgagcttgtgcagcgcctgAAGCAGAACGATATGCAGCGCTCGggctcgacgctcgcggccgctgcgcccaAGACCTCGAAGCCGAAGCCCAAGACCAAGGCCGTCCCGAAGGGCAAGGAGGCCGCCGAGatcgccgcggccaagatgcccgc is a window of Malassezia japonica chromosome 7, complete sequence DNA encoding:
- the ARP8 gene encoding actin-like protein arp8 (COG:Z; EggNog:ENOG503NWRY; BUSCO:EOG0926248P) — translated: MPPPKAAKQVLPPNAAADATRELPWAYTSFHAPSFVNAKNVSSSYLKTEAQTWMARSGRKVPKRKHDDEEEEEEGEEVDGAQRRIVLHLGSEFLRVGRSSDLYPTTVPSAVARKMHLPAHGKADRKAAVPDELGGPEQAAADDTHADPTARHIESLRAELRAIMRQYKLRPVSNGYQSANSYNASVEPEKVLEHNDVYHKGWVDTNADGLAALGQQTTHVLVGEEALRLASLSPADADAPRDWALFRPWTRGMLNVEQYHEAYGASAAVQALLNDLQTLLTHALAAPPTADDETLKSPGLGISPRDFGEYSVLLLVPDSFSRSDLRALGTLLLTYMGFAAINVQTEGICAMFGAGLSAACIVDIGATSIGVSCVEEGLVLPETRIPLAYGGRDISLFFGEVLERSSFPYRTIRAEKRLADAALLDSLKQQFATLLPNQVGLNLYDFVVRLPHTQALKYALRLYDEPILAGLLLFHPEAITAPLQAPRKPATAAPLQGGVEDIENATSIVNANASLGGDEAVELTVDAVSDVSPTLGMFACLGHRLPHAVNQALGSVKAAPLATDSPAPDTENGSGHPSPAPAAKAAAPAPPQATTQTQRCLAAAAVAAQNGLDIVDEASRTPLDRAVFYALLASTGSMSGQLSGAGNEERLRKLANNIMCIGGSARLSGLGEALEARVSMLLAEHYTPSDPARTPAVSVGPNFVAPQATVIPPPRNMEPEHLAWKGLAVLAHLDALQELWVTAADWDVFGYRALKEKSLFL